A window of the Salvelinus fontinalis isolate EN_2023a chromosome 14, ASM2944872v1, whole genome shotgun sequence genome harbors these coding sequences:
- the LOC129810831 gene encoding C-C motif chemokine 17-like isoform X1, giving the protein MFLLQTVTVISLTVILLGSVEGNGVQMQRDVQCCMQYSQGKVRTKDVLRFEVQTEGPDCSIKAIILYTKKAVKCADPRDRKVKRLLRKLLQRQRTKAHRIMWLYPHGNLPVMSEVGNMHCVYTHRAQFNLTHIAVILH; this is encoded by the exons ATGTTTCTGTTGCAGACTGTGACTGTTATTTCTCTGACTGTCATTCTCCTGGGCTCGGTGGAAG gTAACGGGGTACAGATGCAGAGAGATGTTCAGTGCTGTATGCAGTACTCCCAGGGGAAAGTGCGCACCAAAGACGTGCTGAGGTTTGAGGTACAGACGGAGGGGCCAGACTGCAGTATAAAAGCCATCAT ACTGTACACCAAGAAGGCGGTGAAGTGTGCTGACCCCAGAGACCGAAAGGTCAAGAGGTTACTGAGGAAGCTGCTCCAGAGGCAGAGGACCAAAGCACATAGGATCATGTGGCTCTACCCACATGGCAACCTGCCAGTCATGTCGGAGGTGGGAAATATGCACTGTGTTTATACACATAGGGCTCAATTCAATCTAACCCACATTGCAGTTATACTACATTAA
- the LOC129810831 gene encoding C-C motif chemokine 17-like isoform X3: protein MFLLQTVTVISLTVILLGSVEGNGVQMQRDVQCCMQYSQGKVRTKDVLRFEVQTEGPDCSIKAIILYTKKAVKCADPRDRKVKRLLRKLLQRQRTKAHRIMWLYPHGNLPVMSEAK from the exons ATGTTTCTGTTGCAGACTGTGACTGTTATTTCTCTGACTGTCATTCTCCTGGGCTCGGTGGAAG gTAACGGGGTACAGATGCAGAGAGATGTTCAGTGCTGTATGCAGTACTCCCAGGGGAAAGTGCGCACCAAAGACGTGCTGAGGTTTGAGGTACAGACGGAGGGGCCAGACTGCAGTATAAAAGCCATCAT ACTGTACACCAAGAAGGCGGTGAAGTGTGCTGACCCCAGAGACCGAAAGGTCAAGAGGTTACTGAGGAAGCTGCTCCAGAGGCAGAGGACCAAAGCACATAGGATCATGTGGCTCTACCCACATGGCAACCTGCCAGTCATGTCGGAG GCCAAGTAA
- the LOC129810831 gene encoding C-C motif chemokine 17-like isoform X2, producing MFLLQTVTVISLTVILLGSVEGNGVQMQRDVQCCMQYSQGKVRTKDVLRFEVQTEGPDCSIKAIILYTKKAVKCADPRDRKVKRLLRKLLQRQRTKAHRIMWLYPHGNLPVMSEDKKDGWDAFHVE from the exons ATGTTTCTGTTGCAGACTGTGACTGTTATTTCTCTGACTGTCATTCTCCTGGGCTCGGTGGAAG gTAACGGGGTACAGATGCAGAGAGATGTTCAGTGCTGTATGCAGTACTCCCAGGGGAAAGTGCGCACCAAAGACGTGCTGAGGTTTGAGGTACAGACGGAGGGGCCAGACTGCAGTATAAAAGCCATCAT ACTGTACACCAAGAAGGCGGTGAAGTGTGCTGACCCCAGAGACCGAAAGGTCAAGAGGTTACTGAGGAAGCTGCTCCAGAGGCAGAGGACCAAAGCACATAGGATCATGTGGCTCTACCCACATGGCAACCTGCCAGTCATGTCGGAG GACAAGAAGGATGGGTGGGATGCCTTCCATGTGGAATGA